The proteins below come from a single candidate division KSB1 bacterium genomic window:
- a CDS encoding type II toxin-antitoxin system VapC family toxin: MIDDPNLSPKARTTFLDSDSTLYLSMASVWEMAIKSGLNKLNLPLPVDQYITSRTQTHGITLLDITIEHMAAVENLPHHHKDPFDRLLISQCLSDKLPIMTADRMFAAYPIQTVW; encoded by the coding sequence ATGATCGATGACCCAAATTTGTCTCCCAAAGCCAGAACGACTTTTCTGGATTCTGACAGCACCCTCTACCTCAGTATGGCAAGTGTCTGGGAGATGGCCATCAAATCAGGTCTAAACAAATTGAACCTCCCGCTTCCAGTCGATCAATACATCACAAGTCGAACGCAGACGCATGGAATTACGCTGCTTGACATTACGATCGAACACATGGCCGCGGTCGAAAATCTACCCCACCACCATAAAGATCCATTTGATCGACTCCTCATTTCGCAGTGCCTTTCTGATAAACTCCCGATTATGACAGCGGATAGAATGTTTGCAGCTTATCCGATTCAAACAGTTTGGTAA
- a CDS encoding AbrB/MazE/SpoVT family DNA-binding domain-containing protein, with translation METKLDKFGRVLIPKGIRKNLGLKPGETVHLEQCENQIIIRPNSKTNRVIGTDKGQVEIADDFDAPLDEFKEYMS, from the coding sequence ATGGAGACGAAACTGGACAAATTTGGTCGAGTGCTCATCCCAAAAGGCATTAGAAAAAACTTAGGACTTAAGCCGGGCGAAACCGTCCATTTGGAGCAATGCGAAAACCAGATCATTATTAGACCGAATTCTAAAACGAACAGGGTGATTGGAACTGACAAAGGCCAAGTGGAGATCGCCGACGATTTCGATGCCCCGCTTGATGAATTCAAGGAATACATGTCTTGA